A portion of the Candidatus Nitrosotenuis aquarius genome contains these proteins:
- the thiL gene encoding thiamine-phosphate kinase, translating to MTKLDEKKIISILQKNLVSTTHEDVEIFRLGKNFGVIKTDTLVQSTDVPPQMSPEQIAKKSMVAPLSDFASKGVKPKHGIISVSLPRNYPRTKLVRLASGFREASRQFGVKILGGDTNEAKEIVISVMLFGVAKKITPRSGAKVGDIIITTGTFGKTGAGLGILLKNGRSSGKFRKDAINSVIEPRPQLKFGVLASKYLDSSMDSSDGLSTTLIELASASKKKFVISTIPKENGLDEFARANRKNPLDLVFNSGEEYEIVATVSQKNLPRLEKIAKKCKISLIQIGHVQSGKGVFLQSGKKQIPIKNKGWRHFT from the coding sequence ATGACCAAGCTAGATGAAAAAAAGATAATTTCCATTTTACAGAAAAATCTAGTCTCAACTACTCATGAAGATGTGGAAATATTTCGCCTAGGCAAAAATTTTGGCGTAATCAAAACAGACACACTGGTACAAAGCACGGATGTTCCACCACAGATGAGTCCAGAGCAGATTGCCAAAAAAAGCATGGTTGCACCGCTAAGCGATTTTGCATCAAAGGGGGTAAAGCCAAAGCACGGAATCATTTCCGTGTCGTTGCCGCGCAACTATCCAAGAACAAAACTAGTAAGACTCGCATCTGGGTTCAGAGAGGCGTCAAGGCAGTTTGGCGTAAAAATTCTTGGCGGAGACACAAACGAGGCAAAGGAAATCGTGATTTCAGTCATGTTGTTTGGTGTTGCCAAGAAAATAACTCCACGAAGCGGCGCCAAAGTCGGCGACATCATAATCACCACCGGAACATTTGGCAAGACAGGGGCAGGCCTGGGTATTTTGCTAAAGAATGGCAGATCTAGCGGCAAATTCAGAAAAGATGCCATCAATTCTGTCATAGAGCCAAGACCGCAGCTCAAATTTGGCGTTTTGGCCTCAAAGTATCTTGATTCCTCAATGGATTCTAGTGATGGGCTATCAACTACTCTGATAGAGCTTGCAAGTGCAAGCAAAAAGAAATTTGTCATTAGTACCATACCAAAAGAAAACGGATTGGATGAATTTGCAAGGGCAAACAGGAAAAATCCCCTAGATCTTGTGTTTAACTCTGGAGAAGAATACGAGATAGTCGCAACCGTTTCCCAAAAAAACCTGCCAAGACTGGAAAAGATTGCCAAAAAGTGCAAGATAAGTCTGATTCAGATTGGCCATGTGCAAAGCGGCAAAGGTGTCTTTTTACAGTCTGGAAAAAAGCAAATCCCAATCAAAAACAAGGGATGGCGGCATTTTACATAA
- a CDS encoding winged helix-turn-helix domain-containing protein, with translation MQIVADLLTATEQCGQEGIKVTSLLTQANLSHSRLAKFIENLTGAGLINKIEFDGKNTYVITPKGRQYLESYKRFHDLAQGFGLDL, from the coding sequence ATGCAAATAGTAGCAGATCTGCTAACAGCTACTGAACAGTGTGGACAAGAGGGAATCAAGGTAACATCGCTTCTAACACAAGCAAATCTGTCACACTCTCGACTAGCCAAGTTCATTGAAAACTTGACTGGAGCAGGACTGATAAACAAAATCGAGTTTGATGGAAAGAACACCTATGTCATCACACCAAAAGGAAGACAATACCTAGAATCTTACAAGCGATTCCATGACTTGGCACAAGGCTTCGGTCTAGATCTTTAG
- a CDS encoding AIPR family protein, protein MAERSNGLLEYIPGSQSLLIQKKAEQPLEGFSENIKDSIIEYVESGKSDVEKGYNFLHWVLTRVYEATEDDASDSIIDGANDLGIDAYLPVDFSDNKIRLFQSKYGTAHSEEAIAKFKEDVRRLLSKDITKMRPELANLVTKIQEKNLKVECCYVTNQPVNYDGDDTLEIMGLDKIVKSLWDRIKKPAAGKKSKIRLEERIRYKNTVVGILKLRELTDFVIKNRDYVFESNIRQWMQFKTNVNKGIRDTLQNSPDKFFYYNNGITIVVSNFEELEDNTLMLHAPQIVNGAQTSNSILDHAKRTNNLDGSITVTIIRADDELDQNNITKYRNSQNSVRGKDLVSLMDFHKSVKSQLENRGYFYEIQAGSFDSKTKSQQGEFKGDTTYNKYLPDNHKKVIVAKDAIQALVAGIEQRPTESYSSPAQFLPRGSKYDDVFNENLKDDYRLLLYPYLVKEYAKKSLGYGKRGGHKTKRYATLFFVAVYFRIIHKGILNTKGDFKEDIAKVEPIFKSSKLNERILKLTDGVVTRFLEDTVVEDEIERANTKHNFFSHHVWNEAMLRVVDKKIRQEEEEIESIRKLVNSLL, encoded by the coding sequence ATGGCAGAAAGAAGTAATGGTTTGCTAGAATACATTCCAGGCTCACAGTCGTTATTGATTCAAAAAAAGGCAGAGCAGCCATTGGAGGGATTTTCCGAGAACATCAAGGACAGTATAATAGAATATGTCGAAAGTGGAAAAAGCGACGTAGAAAAAGGCTACAATTTCCTGCACTGGGTCTTGACTCGGGTGTACGAGGCAACAGAAGACGACGCTTCAGACTCTATAATCGATGGTGCAAACGATCTTGGAATTGACGCTTATCTGCCAGTGGATTTTTCAGACAATAAAATAAGATTATTTCAGTCAAAATACGGCACTGCACACTCTGAAGAGGCAATTGCCAAGTTCAAAGAAGACGTCAGAAGGCTGTTAAGCAAAGACATCACCAAGATGAGGCCAGAGCTTGCAAACCTAGTAACAAAGATCCAAGAAAAAAACCTCAAAGTCGAGTGCTGTTATGTTACAAACCAGCCGGTAAACTATGACGGTGATGACACACTAGAGATAATGGGCTTGGATAAAATTGTCAAGTCGCTATGGGATCGAATAAAAAAACCAGCGGCGGGAAAAAAATCCAAGATACGACTGGAAGAGAGAATTCGCTACAAAAACACCGTAGTCGGCATACTAAAGCTTCGAGAGCTGACAGATTTTGTCATTAAAAACAGGGACTATGTCTTTGAGTCAAACATCAGGCAGTGGATGCAGTTTAAGACAAACGTAAACAAGGGAATTCGAGACACATTACAAAATTCTCCTGACAAGTTCTTTTACTATAACAACGGAATCACAATCGTAGTTAGCAATTTTGAGGAGCTAGAAGACAATACTCTGATGTTGCACGCACCGCAAATAGTAAACGGTGCGCAGACATCAAACTCTATTTTAGATCATGCCAAGAGAACCAACAACTTGGACGGCAGCATCACGGTCACCATAATAAGAGCAGACGACGAGCTGGACCAAAACAACATCACAAAATACAGAAACTCGCAAAACTCTGTACGAGGAAAGGATCTAGTATCGCTGATGGATTTTCACAAGTCTGTCAAATCCCAGCTTGAAAACCGGGGATACTTTTACGAAATACAGGCAGGCTCGTTTGATTCCAAGACAAAGTCGCAGCAGGGTGAGTTCAAGGGCGACACTACATACAACAAATACCTGCCTGACAATCACAAAAAAGTAATTGTTGCAAAAGACGCAATACAGGCTTTGGTTGCAGGAATTGAGCAAAGACCAACCGAATCATACAGTTCACCTGCGCAGTTTTTGCCTCGCGGAAGCAAATACGACGATGTATTCAATGAAAACCTAAAGGATGACTACAGACTGCTGCTCTATCCGTATTTGGTAAAAGAATACGCCAAAAAATCACTAGGTTATGGAAAACGTGGAGGGCACAAGACAAAAAGATACGCTACATTGTTTTTTGTCGCAGTGTACTTTAGAATAATACACAAAGGCATCCTGAACACAAAAGGTGACTTCAAAGAAGACATTGCCAAAGTAGAGCCAATCTTTAAGAGCTCCAAGCTCAACGAACGCATTCTAAAACTAACAGATGGCGTAGTGACAAGATTTCTCGAAGATACGGTAGTAGAAGATGAAATTGAGCGAGCAAACACCAAGCACAACTTCTTTTCCCATCACGTATGGAATGAGGCAATGTTACGCGTAGTGGATAAGAAAATACGCCAAGAAGAAGAGGAAATCGAGAGCATCAGAAAACTAGTCAACAGTTTATTGTAA
- a CDS encoding 6-pyruvoyl trahydropterin synthase family protein encodes MTLTNSTILDSDFRYIDKNGTLLKSRTELSIAQMLSFLGTSYEYQHKLTLSSGKTVLVDFKTSDGKLIEVIDSESDIAKYKEIKSDNHTIMAIGHPQFAAKLKELEEIVFYDTKDAQSGSIFIEDPSFAFDYAHILPLVEKCSILHGHTSTVLVELVGDMKNNLLIDFGEAKKIIKEVIGILDHKFFINRKYLRTEDQSHYRISFEGPKGMFDMQVPKNTTFLLEGEATVENLSTEIIKLLVPKLPKNIEAVGVYIYEGYNKGAHLISKISKY; translated from the coding sequence ATGACACTGACCAATTCCACCATACTAGATTCGGATTTTAGATACATTGACAAAAACGGTACTCTGTTAAAATCAAGAACGGAATTATCCATCGCACAGATGCTCTCGTTTTTGGGAACATCATACGAATACCAGCACAAGTTGACACTGTCAAGCGGAAAAACAGTACTGGTTGATTTCAAAACAAGCGACGGCAAGCTAATCGAGGTAATTGATTCAGAGTCAGACATTGCAAAATACAAGGAGATAAAATCAGACAACCACACCATCATGGCAATAGGCCATCCACAGTTTGCTGCAAAGCTCAAAGAGCTAGAAGAGATTGTGTTTTACGACACCAAGGACGCCCAATCCGGCTCTATCTTCATTGAGGACCCATCGTTTGCATTTGACTATGCGCATATTTTACCACTAGTTGAAAAATGCTCCATTCTGCACGGCCACACATCCACTGTTCTAGTGGAGTTAGTAGGTGATATGAAAAACAATTTGCTAATTGATTTTGGTGAGGCAAAAAAAATCATCAAAGAAGTAATCGGAATTTTGGATCATAAGTTCTTCATAAACAGAAAATACCTCAGAACAGAAGATCAATCACATTATAGAATATCATTTGAGGGACCAAAGGGAATGTTTGACATGCAAGTACCAAAAAATACCACATTTCTCCTAGAAGGCGAAGCTACAGTGGAAAATCTCTCTACTGAGATAATCAAGCTCCTAGTGCCCAAGCTACCAAAGAACATTGAAGCCGTAGGCGTATACATTTACGAAGGATACAACAAAGGCGCACACCTGATTTCCAAGATTTCCAAGTATTAG
- a CDS encoding RtcB family protein, with translation MSGITPKKIRDNVYQIDADSSKGMKVPVTIYADEGLIAKMMTDRTLSQAMNVATLPGIQGSAVVLPDGHEGYGFPVGGVAAMDAEEGMISPGGVGYDINCGVRLLRMNLSEKEVRPKLKELVTDLFNSIPSGVGSEGAIKLNYSQLDEVLVRGVNWAIDHGYGTEDDADVCEENGQIKNADPSKVSNTARKRGAPQLGSLGSGNHFLEVQKIEKIYDEEAAKRMGIQEGNVTVLIHCGSRGFGHQICSDYLRVSEQALRKYNIDLPDRELACVPNTSEEGESYRKAMFAALNFAWSNRQMLTHWTRKSFERVFKSTEADLDMKLVYDVAHNIAKVEKHKIDGKEKSVVVHRKGATRAFPANRDEIPSKYRDLGQPVLIPGSMGTGSWILLGKPNSMSLSFGSTAHGAGRMMSRSKARRDFTEEQVKKSLSDKGIFIKSLTRDGVVEETPEAYKDVDAVVNVSHELGIATKVAKLVPIGVIKG, from the coding sequence ATGTCAGGTATTACACCAAAAAAAATTCGAGATAACGTATACCAAATAGATGCTGATTCCAGCAAGGGCATGAAGGTTCCAGTCACAATTTACGCAGACGAAGGACTAATTGCAAAAATGATGACTGACAGGACTCTATCTCAGGCAATGAATGTGGCAACTCTGCCAGGAATCCAAGGCAGTGCAGTGGTTCTGCCAGACGGACACGAAGGATATGGATTTCCAGTGGGTGGCGTTGCAGCAATGGATGCAGAAGAGGGAATGATCAGCCCTGGGGGTGTCGGCTATGATATCAACTGTGGTGTCAGATTACTGAGAATGAATTTATCAGAAAAAGAGGTTAGGCCAAAACTAAAGGAACTAGTAACAGACCTTTTCAATTCAATTCCTTCAGGCGTTGGCTCCGAAGGCGCAATCAAGCTAAACTATTCTCAATTAGACGAGGTTCTAGTTCGCGGCGTGAACTGGGCAATTGATCACGGTTATGGAACCGAAGACGATGCCGATGTCTGCGAAGAAAACGGCCAAATAAAAAATGCAGACCCAAGCAAAGTATCCAATACCGCAAGAAAGCGAGGCGCACCACAGCTAGGAAGTCTTGGCTCTGGCAATCATTTCCTTGAGGTGCAAAAAATAGAAAAAATCTATGACGAAGAGGCGGCAAAAAGAATGGGGATCCAAGAAGGAAACGTTACAGTTTTGATTCACTGCGGCTCTAGGGGATTTGGCCACCAGATCTGCTCTGATTATCTACGGGTATCAGAACAAGCTTTACGAAAATACAACATCGATCTGCCAGACAGAGAGCTTGCATGCGTGCCAAACACATCCGAAGAGGGTGAATCATATCGAAAAGCAATGTTTGCCGCACTGAATTTTGCGTGGAGCAACAGACAGATGCTGACTCACTGGACTAGAAAATCATTTGAGCGAGTCTTCAAGAGCACAGAGGCAGACTTGGATATGAAGCTAGTATATGACGTTGCACACAATATTGCCAAGGTTGAAAAGCACAAAATTGACGGCAAAGAAAAATCAGTAGTAGTTCACCGCAAAGGTGCAACTAGAGCATTTCCTGCAAACAGGGATGAAATTCCATCAAAGTACAGAGACCTGGGCCAACCTGTTTTGATTCCAGGTTCAATGGGAACTGGCAGCTGGATTTTGCTTGGCAAGCCAAACTCGATGAGCCTAAGCTTTGGTTCTACTGCGCACGGTGCAGGACGAATGATGTCACGCTCAAAGGCGAGGCGCGACTTTACAGAAGAACAGGTAAAAAAATCACTAAGTGATAAAGGAATTTTCATAAAATCATTGACTAGGGATGGCGTAGTCGAAGAGACACCAGAGGCGTACAAAGACGTGGATGCAGTAGTAAACGTATCACATGAGTTAGGAATTGCAACCAAGGTGGCAAAGCTAGTCCCAATTGGCGTGATAAAGGGTTGA
- a CDS encoding asparagine synthase C-terminal domain-containing protein yields MNLGVLLEKIKSAITQTVPSKKIGIAFSGGVDSTLIAKLCNIMNYDVTLLTIGFADSHDIKFAKQVNEFLKLPHHVLEINPDEFDSISKKINTTINTDNLSWNENSIAFYHVSKLAQSLGLDMVVTANGIDELFCGYNGYRDAIKQGNDAVMVLMDAKLDNEINMMRAINQICFEFGVKIVQPLLSEDFIKFAKTIPIDQKITDENDLQRKHIIRKLAIEVGVPDLSANARKKALQYGSMIHKALLKSR; encoded by the coding sequence ATGAATCTTGGTGTGTTGTTGGAAAAAATCAAATCTGCAATAACGCAAACTGTGCCGTCTAAAAAAATTGGAATTGCATTTTCTGGCGGAGTTGACAGCACCCTGATTGCCAAACTATGCAACATAATGAATTATGATGTTACATTACTCACAATAGGATTTGCAGACTCACATGACATTAAATTTGCAAAACAAGTCAACGAATTTCTCAAATTACCACATCATGTCTTGGAGATAAATCCTGACGAGTTTGATTCCATTTCAAAAAAAATCAACACCACAATAAACACTGACAATCTGTCTTGGAATGAAAACAGTATTGCATTTTATCATGTATCCAAGCTTGCACAAAGTCTTGGGTTGGATATGGTGGTAACGGCAAATGGAATAGATGAGTTGTTTTGTGGCTATAATGGGTACCGGGACGCAATAAAACAAGGAAATGATGCCGTAATGGTTCTGATGGATGCCAAGCTAGACAATGAAATCAATATGATGAGAGCAATAAATCAGATCTGCTTTGAGTTTGGCGTCAAAATAGTCCAACCGTTATTGTCTGAGGATTTTATCAAATTTGCCAAGACCATTCCAATAGATCAGAAAATTACAGATGAAAATGATCTGCAAAGAAAGCACATTATACGAAAGCTTGCCATTGAAGTGGGCGTTCCGGATTTGTCTGCAAATGCAAGAAAAAAGGCATTACAGTATGGCTCTATGATTCACAAAGCACTGCTAAAGTCTAGATGA
- a CDS encoding 30S ribosomal protein S11 — protein sequence MSEEQVDKWGIAHIYSSYNNTIVHMTDLTGAETVAISSGGVHVTADRYESSPFAAMKSSNAVVEAAKAKGFTGFHIRVRAVGGVGSRVPGPGAQAAIRALARGGFKIGRIDDVTPIPHDTTRKKGGKRGRRV from the coding sequence ATGTCAGAAGAACAAGTCGACAAGTGGGGTATTGCTCACATCTATAGTAGCTACAACAATACCATAGTACACATGACTGATCTTACTGGCGCGGAAACCGTGGCAATCAGCTCCGGCGGTGTGCACGTAACAGCTGACAGATACGAATCATCCCCATTTGCTGCAATGAAATCATCAAACGCAGTAGTAGAGGCAGCAAAGGCAAAAGGCTTTACTGGCTTTCATATCAGAGTGCGAGCAGTAGGCGGCGTAGGCTCTCGAGTTCCAGGACCTGGTGCACAAGCAGCCATTAGAGCACTGGCAAGAGGCGGATTCAAAATCGGTCGAATCGACGATGTCACACCAATTCCTCACGACACCACACGAAAGAAGGGTGGAAAGAGAGGAAGAAGAGTCTAG
- a CDS encoding 4a-hydroxytetrahydrobiopterin dehydratase, with amino-acid sequence MSLSDEQIKNELKSLSGWAVKNGKLHKDFAFSDFVEAFSFMTKVALHAEKMNHHPEWFNVYNRITIDLMTHDAGGITQNDVELAKFIESAI; translated from the coding sequence ATGTCACTATCTGATGAGCAAATCAAAAACGAACTAAAATCATTAAGCGGTTGGGCAGTAAAAAACGGCAAACTGCACAAAGACTTTGCATTTTCTGATTTTGTCGAAGCATTTTCGTTTATGACCAAAGTCGCCTTGCATGCAGAAAAGATGAATCACCATCCAGAATGGTTCAATGTGTATAACAGAATCACAATAGACCTAATGACTCACGACGCTGGCGGCATTACACAAAACGATGTTGAGCTTGCCAAGTTCATCGAGTCTGCAATCTAG
- a CDS encoding DNA-binding protein: MSEDRELEALKARRLAEMRKNIASQSQKQEKTQAAAQPSYREIVISHLGYRGMEVLQNAESQFPNEAKMVIDRLGQLFQTGEINEEIDGGQLLALFRSVGIHVRMQTKINIEQDGKFVSLSDKLSKTDENENI; the protein is encoded by the coding sequence TTGAGCGAAGACAGAGAACTAGAAGCACTCAAGGCAAGGCGCCTAGCAGAGATGAGAAAAAACATTGCGTCCCAGTCTCAAAAACAAGAAAAAACACAGGCTGCAGCCCAGCCATCATATAGGGAAATTGTGATTTCTCATCTTGGATATCGAGGAATGGAGGTACTGCAAAATGCCGAATCACAATTCCCAAATGAGGCAAAAATGGTAATTGATAGGCTAGGCCAATTGTTTCAGACTGGAGAAATAAATGAAGAAATCGACGGCGGACAGCTCTTGGCATTGTTCAGATCAGTTGGAATCCATGTGCGAATGCAAACCAAGATCAACATCGAGCAAGACGGAAAATTCGTCTCACTATCAGATAAGCTAAGCAAGACTGATGAAAATGAAAATATTTGA
- a CDS encoding phosphomannomutase, whose protein sequence is MKKSISGIRGIFGDDLTLPDVLEFCRNFAHAIPSKKCVVGHDTRPSREMVSSVAIAALLECGIDVYNLGMVPTPVVFREARKYDAGLIITSSHNPLQWNGLKFIINGRGPNEREFAHIIKKKQHKIAKFGTEHKITSSYVDDAVEIIGKIRHSPKIAIDIGGGAAANVAPLLLKKLGCQVHIINEKSASRGPDPTADKLTQLVSASKKNDIGFAFDLDGDRLVVVKDGKKQSPDTTLALGVIKALELGYKKFCLSIDTSIAVEKYIKEHGGSVVRSKVGEANVIDAMLKQRCQAGGEGSSGGFILPEFNMCRDGILTSGLIAAMTGKKIIDKVIEFVASYHQLRTKIDVESHLHDKTLVILEKKLRQKFGRTITIDGIKVTIDEDTWALVRKSNTEDIIRISVESNDLSKAQQIQKEITILTRQSHDQAR, encoded by the coding sequence TTGAAAAAATCCATTTCTGGGATTCGCGGAATTTTCGGAGACGATCTGACGCTTCCAGATGTTTTGGAGTTTTGTAGAAACTTTGCCCATGCAATACCATCAAAAAAGTGCGTCGTAGGACATGACACTAGGCCGTCAAGGGAGATGGTAAGTAGTGTTGCAATAGCCGCCCTCCTAGAGTGCGGAATCGACGTGTACAATTTGGGAATGGTGCCAACCCCAGTGGTATTCCGAGAGGCAAGAAAATATGATGCAGGACTGATAATCACGTCATCACACAATCCACTGCAATGGAATGGTCTGAAATTCATCATAAACGGTCGCGGGCCAAATGAACGGGAATTTGCCCACATCATCAAGAAAAAGCAACATAAAATCGCAAAATTTGGTACAGAACACAAAATCACCTCAAGTTATGTGGACGATGCGGTAGAAATTATCGGCAAAATAAGACACTCACCTAAGATAGCAATAGACATCGGAGGAGGAGCTGCGGCAAATGTTGCCCCCCTGCTTTTAAAAAAACTAGGATGCCAGGTACATATCATTAATGAAAAATCCGCTAGCCGTGGCCCAGACCCGACAGCAGACAAGCTTACACAGTTGGTTTCTGCAAGCAAAAAGAACGACATCGGGTTTGCCTTTGATCTTGATGGTGACAGACTAGTAGTTGTAAAAGACGGCAAAAAGCAATCACCTGACACTACACTTGCATTAGGTGTCATCAAGGCACTAGAACTAGGCTACAAGAAATTCTGTCTTAGCATAGATACCAGCATTGCAGTCGAAAAATACATCAAAGAACATGGAGGTTCAGTGGTTCGCTCAAAGGTCGGCGAGGCAAACGTCATTGATGCAATGTTAAAGCAAAGGTGCCAAGCAGGAGGCGAGGGAAGCAGTGGTGGATTTATTCTGCCAGAATTTAACATGTGCCGGGACGGAATTTTGACATCGGGACTAATTGCTGCAATGACTGGCAAAAAAATAATCGATAAAGTAATAGAGTTTGTTGCTAGTTATCATCAGCTTCGAACCAAAATTGATGTTGAATCACACCTGCACGACAAAACACTTGTCATACTAGAAAAGAAGCTAAGGCAAAAATTTGGAAGAACGATCACTATTGATGGAATCAAAGTCACAATAGACGAAGACACTTGGGCATTGGTTAGAAAGTCAAACACCGAGGACATTATCAGAATATCTGTAGAGTCAAATGACTTGAGCAAGGCTCAACAGATTCAAAAAGAGATCACCATCCTAACAAGACAAAGCCATGACCAAGCTAGATGA
- the purB gene encoding adenylosuccinate lyase has translation MPILPIDSGRYGTKEMLAVFDDQKKIDYQLQIEGAAAISQGEIGMIPKKSAQNIFAASRSGKISAKRVKQLEAKSDHDTAALVEALSEKCQVNARPWIHYGLTSNDLVDTSTSMQMRDALAIIEPKVARLALLLAKKAIEHREVPAVGRTHGQHASIISFGLKFANWASEMAKHVERIEEIKKRVLLCKTLGVVGTGSLMGAKAIEVQRRVSKRLGLFPVEVTTQIIPRERYAEYVFQLALIGSTLEKISIEIRNLQRTEIAEVAEHFKEGQMGSSAVPVKRNPIKSERISSLSKLLRSQMSASFENIPLWHERDLSNSANERFTIPMCSILLDEMLETMLRIIDKLRVNTEKIEQNLYVTKGQIFAEFVLEALIKKGVPRFVAYRDVQRVAFEAHDKGIDYSDAIKNDKAVSSKLTESEIDEIFTPQSHLGAAPQIITNVNNTVNKICKKFI, from the coding sequence TTGCCTATTTTACCAATTGACAGCGGCCGATATGGCACAAAAGAGATGCTTGCTGTCTTTGATGATCAGAAAAAAATAGACTATCAGTTGCAAATCGAGGGAGCAGCTGCCATTTCACAGGGAGAAATTGGCATGATTCCAAAAAAATCTGCCCAAAACATTTTTGCCGCATCAAGATCCGGTAAAATCTCTGCCAAGCGGGTAAAGCAGCTAGAGGCAAAATCAGATCATGACACTGCTGCTCTGGTAGAAGCACTAAGTGAGAAATGCCAAGTAAATGCAAGGCCGTGGATTCACTATGGTTTAACAAGCAACGACTTGGTTGATACCAGCACATCAATGCAGATGAGAGACGCACTAGCAATAATAGAGCCAAAGGTCGCAAGACTGGCTCTGCTTTTGGCAAAAAAGGCAATAGAGCACAGAGAGGTTCCAGCAGTTGGACGAACGCACGGCCAGCACGCAAGTATCATTTCATTTGGATTAAAATTCGCAAACTGGGCATCCGAGATGGCAAAACACGTAGAGCGAATCGAAGAGATAAAAAAGCGAGTTCTGTTGTGCAAGACACTTGGTGTAGTAGGTACTGGCTCACTAATGGGTGCAAAGGCAATCGAGGTCCAAAGACGAGTCTCAAAAAGGCTAGGATTGTTCCCAGTAGAGGTCACCACTCAGATCATACCGCGAGAGCGATACGCAGAATATGTTTTTCAGCTTGCTCTAATTGGAAGCACACTAGAAAAAATCTCAATAGAGATTAGAAATTTGCAGAGAACCGAAATCGCCGAAGTGGCAGAGCATTTCAAGGAAGGTCAGATGGGAAGCAGTGCAGTTCCAGTCAAGAGAAACCCAATCAAAAGTGAGCGAATATCATCACTGTCAAAGTTATTGCGCAGTCAGATGAGCGCATCATTTGAAAACATCCCCCTATGGCATGAGCGAGACCTATCAAACTCGGCAAACGAGAGATTCACAATACCAATGTGCTCCATTTTGCTTGATGAAATGCTAGAGACGATGCTCAGAATCATTGACAAGTTACGAGTAAACACGGAAAAGATAGAGCAAAACCTGTATGTCACCAAAGGGCAAATCTTTGCAGAATTTGTCTTGGAGGCCTTGATCAAAAAAGGCGTTCCAAGATTTGTTGCATATAGAGATGTCCAGCGAGTTGCATTTGAAGCCCATGACAAGGGAATCGATTACTCTGATGCAATCAAAAACGACAAAGCCGTTTCATCAAAGCTAACAGAAAGTGAAATAGACGAAATATTTACGCCGCAAAGCCACTTGGGTGCAGCGCCTCAAATAATCACAAACGTAAACAATACAGTAAATAAAATCTGCAAAAAATTCATCTAG